In Streptacidiphilus sp. P02-A3a, the DNA window CTGGGTCTCGACGTGCCGCGGCCGGTCCAGGTAGCGCTCGACGAAGCACTCGCCGCGACCGAAGGCGGCCACCGCCTCGCGGACCGCCGAGTCGTACAGCTCGGGGACCTCCTCCAGCGTGCGGGCGACCTTGAGGCCGCGTCCGCCGCCGCCGAAGGCCGCCTTGATGGCGATCGGCAGGCCGTGCTCGCGGGCGAAGGCGACCACCTCGTCCGGTCCGGAGACCGGGTCGGGGGTGCCCGCCACCAGCGGCGCGCCGGCGCGCTGGGCGATGTGCCGGGCCGCGACCTTGTCGCCGAGGTCGCGGATGGCCTGCGGCGGCGGGCCGATCCAGACCAGCCCGGCGTCGAGCACGGCCTGGGCGAACTCGGCGTTCTCGGACAGGAATCCGTAGCCGGGATGGATCGCGTCCGCGCCGGAGTCGGCCGCGGCCTTCAGTACCTTGGCGAAGTCGAGGTAACTGGTGGCCGGGGTGTCGCCACCGAGGGCGAAGGCCTCGTCGGCCGCGCGGACATGCAGCGCGTCCCGGTCCGGCTCGGCGTACACGGCGACGCTGGCGATACCTGCGTCTCGGCAGGCCCGGGCGACGCGGACTGCGATCTCTCCGCGGTTGGCGATGAGCACCTTGCGCACAATGGCTCCCTTCTTGAACCGTGGATGAGTTTATGGACTCCATGGGGCCGCTGCCGAGTCGGTCCTGGTGGTGAGCTTGCCCACACGGAGGGTGATTCCTCTGCTCCCACGGTACGCCGGGGTGCTCGGGGGCGAGGCTCGCCCCGCCCCTTCCGCAGTTGATTACCAATCAGTAAGGTGCCTGCATGCGGAGGTGGACGGCGGTTGCGACAGCGGTACTGCTGGCAGTTGAGGCGCTGGTCTCCGGCCTGGTCGGCTACCTGCTCGGGGCGGCGGTGACGAGGCAGGACATGTCCCTGGGCGGCCTCGCCCCCAGCGCCATGGCGGCCGGGGCCTGGGTCGGGTCGGGGCTGCTGGCGGTGTTCCTGCTGCTGGTCGCGGCGGTGGTCGGGCGCACCGGACTGCGTGGGTCCATGGGGCAGCCCACAAGGATTCTGCTGATTGTCTGTGCGGTGCTCCACGGGCTGCTCGCGGCGCTGCTGCTGGCCCTGTCCGGGGTGACCGCGTTCGCGGTGGCCGCGGTCACGCTGACGCTGCTGGTGCTGCTGTTGTTCCTGCCGGACGGCCCTGCCCCGGCTCCGTCGCTGCTCCCGGAGGCGGCGCCGTCGCCTGCGCCGTGACGTCGGCGACGAACTCGACCACGTCCGAGCCGTAGGAGTCCGGCTGCAGGACGCGCAGCAGCAGCGCGAAGGTACCGTGCGGGCCGTGCGCGCGGATCAGCTCGCGGTGGCGGCGGGCCAGCACCCGGGCCGCGGCCAGGTTCGAGACCGCGGTCTGCCCGCAGATCAGGAAGGTCGGCCGCTCGCCCTCGCCGCCGGTTATCCGGGCCAGCAGGACGTACTCGGACACGCCCTTCTCCATCGGGTAGCTCCGGTCGCCCACGATCAGCGAGACGGCCCTGGTATCCCACTGCACGGACATCGAGACGCCGGGCAGCCGCCAGCGCAGGTGCGCCGCCGTCCGCTCGTTGGCGGTGGGGCCGCCTATGCAGAACTCGGCCCGGCCGCCCACCCCCTGGCGCACCTCGACGGCGCTGATGATCTCCGCCGTCGCCCCGCAGTCACTGACCATCGCGGCCAGTTCCATCATCGCGTAGACGTCACGCTGCGCGATCACCCGCTCCTCGTAGGGCGTGCCCGCCTTGCGGGGCGCGACGATCAGGCACTCGGTGCCGGCGGGCATCCCGAAGAAGGCCCGCTTGCGGTTCAGCCGCCTTCGGCGCAGCGCCACTTGCAGGGTCCACGCCAGCGCCGCGCTGACCGCGCTGGAGACCACTCCCAGAACGATGTTGAGAACGTTTCCGTCCACCCGACCCCCTCCCCGGCATTACCGGGCACACGTTAGCGGGAGGGTCGGACAATCCGTCAGGTGTCCTTTCGGCCTGGGCCGGTTTCCGTGCCCGGGGCCCCTGTGCGGGACCCCGGGCCGGGTTCGCTCGGCCGGGTTACACCCAGAGGTCGGTCACGTTGACGTCCAACTCGGCCAGCAGCGACCGCAGCAGCGGCAGCGACAGGCCGATCACGTTGCCCGGGTCGCCGTCGATGCCCTCGATGAACGGCGCGGAGCGGCCGTCCAGCGTGAACGCCCCGGCCACGTGCAGCGGTTCGCCGGTGGCGATGTACGCGGCCACCTCGGCGTCGCTCGGGTTGCCGAAGCGGACGGTGGTGGAGGCGGTCGCCGAGGCGCGCCCGCCGGTCCGGGTGTCGATCACGCAGTGCCCGGTCCGCAGCACGCCGCTGCGCCCGCGCATGGACTGCCAGCGGCGCAGCGCCTCGGCCGCGTCGGCGGGCTTGCCCAGGGCCTGGCCGTCCAGCTCCAGCACCGAGTCGCAGCCGACCACCAGCGCCGGGCCCTCCGCCTCGGCGGCGCCGAGCACGGCGGCCACCGCGGCGGCCTTGGCCCGCGCCAGGACCAGCGCGAGTTCGGCGGGGGTGGGCGCGTCCAGGGCGCTCTCGTCCACCCCGCTGACGATCACCCGGGGGTCGAACCCGGCCTGCCGCAGCAGCCCGAGCCGGGCGGGGGAGGCGGAGGCGAGGACGAGAGCGGGCGCGCGGACGGCGGCGGACGGCGAAGTCATGCCGCCCAGGGTAGAGGCCGGAGCGGGCGCGCGCTCAGGCCGACCACATCACGACCACCAGCAGCAGTACCGCGAACACCGCGATCAGCACACCCGCCCGCCGCAGCAGCGTGTGCACCTGGCGTCGCTGCTGCGCCGAGTCGTCCACCGGGTCGGACCAGAGCATGCCTTCCAGCGTGCCCCCCGGGGGCCGTCCCGCGCCTGAGTACGCGTACTCATTCAGGGGTGCGCGCTCGGTGGCGCGGGACGGGCGGTGCCGCGGCCCTAGCGCGCCCAGGCGGAGGTACGCCAGGCGTACGCGCCGGGGCGCGGCGGGCGGGTCATCGCGCGGGCGCGGTCGGCCCAGACGGACGCCGGGGCGGCGTCCTCGGACCGGGCGGCGTACGCCGCCGCCCGGGCGGAGACCACCGCCAGGACGGCGGCGAGCTCCTCCGGGCTGGGCTGGCCGTGCAGAACCTTGATCGGCGGCATCGGCGGCCTCCTCCTCGGAACGGGCCCTGCGGGAACCCTCAGGGCTGGGCGGGACACCCTAGAGCGGGATGTTGCCGTGCTTCTTCGGCGGCAGCACCTCGCGCTTGTTGCGCAGCGCGCGCAGCCCCCTGACGATCTGCTGCCGGGTCTCCGACGGCAGCACCACGGCGTCCACGTACCCGCGTTCGGCGGCGACATACGGGTTCAGCAGGGTGTCCTCGTACGCCTCCATCAGCTCGGCGCGCTTCGCGGTCGGGTCCTCGGCCTCGGCCAGCGCCGCCCGGTGCAGGATGTTGACCGCGCCCTGGGCGCCCATCACCGCGATCTGCGCGGTCGGCCAGGCCAGGTTGAGGTCGGCCCCGAGGTGCTTGGAGCCCATCACGTCGTACGCGCCGCCGTACGCCTTGCGGGTGATCACGGTGATCAGCGGGACGGTGGCCTCGGCGTAGGCGTAGATCAGCTTGGCGCCGCGGCGGATGATGCCGTTCCACTCCTGCCCGGTGCCGGGCAGGAAGCCGGGGACGTCCACGAAGGTCAGCACCGGGACGTTGAAGGCGTCGCAGGTGCGCACGAAGCGCGCGGCCTTCTCCGAGGCGTCGATGTCCAGGCAGCCGGCGAACTGCATCGGCTGGTTGGCGACCACCCCGACCGCGCGGCCCTCGACCCGGCCGAAGCCGGTCAGCATGTTGGGCGCGAACAGCGCCTGGGTCTCCAGGAACTCGCCCTCGTCCAGCACGTGGGCGATGACCTGGTGCATGTCGTAGGGCTGGTTGGCGGAGTCCGGGATGATCGTGTCCAGCTCCAGGTCCACCGCGGAGACCGTCAGGTCGGCCTCCTCGGGGTAGGCCGGGGGCTCCTCCAGGTTGTTGGAGGGCAGGTAGGAGAGGAGGGCCTTGACGAAGTCGATGGCCTCCTTCTCGTCGGCGGCCAGGTGGTGCGCGTTGCCGGAGCGGGAGTTGTGGGTGCGGGCGCCCCCCAGCTCCTCCATGCCGACGTCCTCGCCGGTGACGGTCTTGATCACGTCGGGGCCGGTGATGAACATGTGCGAGGTCTGGTCGGCCATCACCACGAAGTCGGTGATCGCCGGGGAGTACACCGCGCCGCCCGCGCACGGGCCCATCACCAGCGAGATCTGCGGGACCACCCCGGACGCCAGCACGTTCCGGCGGAAGATCTCGCCGTACAGGCCGAGCGAGGCCACGCCCTCCTGGATCCGCGCGCCGCCGGAGTCGTTGATGCCGATCATCGGACAGCCGGTCTTCAGCGCGAAGTCCATCACCTTGACGATCTTCTCGCCGAAGACCTCGCCCAGCGAGCCGCCGAAGACGGTGAAGTCCTGCGCGAAGACCGCCACCTGGCGGCCGTCGACCGTGCCGTAGCCGGTGATCACGCCGTCGCCGTAGGGGCGGGTCCGTTCCTGGCCGAAATTGGTGGAGCGGTGCCGCGCGAACTCGTCGAACTCCACGAAGGAGTCCTCGTCGAGCAGCAGCGCGATCCGCTCGCGGGCCGTCAGCTTGCCCTTGGCGTGCTGCTTCTCCACGGCGCGCGCCGAGCCGGAGTGCACCGCCTCGTCCATCCGGCGCCGCAGCTCGGCGATCTTCCCGGCGGTGGTGTGGATCGCTGCGCCCTCGTTTGCGATCTCGGCTTGGGACATCCGGCGCGACTCCCGTCAGGAGGGGGTAGTGCGGCCACGCGGAAACGCGTCCTGGCAGCACCAACGGGTGAGGTTTCTGTTCAGTAGCGTAGCCATGACCGCAGTGTGTCGGATACGCCAAGTGACCGGCGTCATAGGCTGGGGTAGTGACTTCTCACTGGAGCGACCTGGAGCGGCCGCCACTGCGTGCCGCGGAGCTGGAACGAGCCCTGGTACGGCCCGGCGGGCTGTGGACCTCGCTGCGGGTGGTCGCCGCCACCGGCTCCACCAACAGCGATCTCGCCGCCGAGGCCGCGCTCGGCGCGCCGGGCGGCGCGGTGCTGCTCGCCGAGGAGCAGACGGCCGGGCGCGGGCGGCTCGACCGGCGCTGGAGCGCCCCGCCCCGGTCCGGGGTGTTCGTGTCGCTGCTGCTGCGCCCGGGCCTGAAGGACGCCACCGGCGGCGGCTCGGTGCCCCGCGAGCACTGGTCCTGGCTGCCGCTGCTGGCCGGGGTCGCCACCGGCGCGGCGCTCAGCCGCGCGGCCGAGGTCGGCATCGGCCTCAAGTGGCCGAACGACCTGCTGGCGACCGTGGACGGGGAGGAGCGCAAGGTCGGCGGGATCCTGGCCGAGCTGTCCGGCGACGGCGGCGAGGGCGACGCGGTGGTGCTCGGCATCGGCCTGAACGTCACCCTGCGGGCCGAGGAGCTGCCGGTGCCCACTGCCGCGTCGCTGGCCCTGGCCGGGGCCAGGGTCACCGACCGGGACACCCTGGTCCGCTCGCTGCTGCGGGTCTTCGCCGAGCTCTACGAGGACTGGTGCTCGGTCGGCGGCGATCCGGAGGCGAGCGGACTGCGGACGGCCTACGCCGCGCGCTGCGCCACCATCGGCCGCTCGGTGCGGGTGGAACTGCCGGGCGGGGTCGACCTGCTGGGCGAGGCGGTGACGGTGGACGCCGACGGGCGGCTGGTCGTGCGGACCGCCGACGGCACGGAGCGGCCGGTCGGAGCCGGTGATGTGGTGCACGTACGCCCGGGGGCGAGCCCCCTGGAAGGATGAATCCGTGCGAGGATTCGGGCGGCGGTGTGAGCAAGGACACAGCAGCCCGGGGTGGTAGGGCGTGGACACGAGGATGGACTGGTGGGCGACGAGGATCGGGCGACCGGGCAGCGGGATGCCGATGCGCAGTCGCAGCAGCGGGGGCCGGAGCAGGGGCAGGCAGACGACACCGACACGGTGCCGCTGCAACTGGAACAGCTGATCCTGGACTCCGGACGCCAGTACACCCCCTTCCAGGCGGCCCGGACGGCGGGCGTGTCGATGGAGCTGGCGTCCCGCTTCTGGCGGGCGATGGGCTTCGCCGACATCGGCCAGTCCCGGGCGCTGACCGAGGCCGACGTGATCGCGCTGCGGCGGCTGGCCGGGCTGGTGGAGGCCGGGCTGCTGAGCGAGACCATGGCGGTCCAGGTGGCGCGGTCCACCGGGCAGACCACCGCGCGGCTCGCCGAGTGGCAGATCGACACCTTCCTGGAGCACCTGACCTCCGCCTCGGAGCCCGGGCTGACCCGGGCCGAGGTGGCGTACCCGCTGGTGGAGCTGCTGCTGCCGGAGCTGGAGCAGTTCCTGGTCTACGTCTGGCGGCGGCAGCTGGCGGCGGTGACCGGGCGGGTGGTGCAGGCCGCCGAGGACGTCGACATGCAGAGCGGGCGGCTCGCGGTGGGCTTCGCCGACCTGGTGGGCTTCACCCGGCTGTCGCGGCGGCTGGAGGACGACGAGCTCGGCGAACTGGTCGAGAACTTCGAGATCACCTGCGCCGACCTGGTCGCCGGGCGCGGCGGGCGGCTGGTGAAGACCCTCGGCGACGAGATCCTCTACGTCGCCGACGAGGCGGCCACCGCAGCCGACATCGGGCTGGCCCTGGTGGAGACGCTGAGCAAGGACGACTCGATGCCCGCGCTGCGGGTCGGCATGGCGTTCGGGGCGGTCACTACCCGGATGGGCGATGTCTTCGGTACGACGGTGAACCTGGCCAGTCGGCTCACCTCGATCGCCCCCAAGGACGCGGTGCTGGTCGACGGCGAGCTGGCGGCGGCGCTGGAGCGGGAGTCGGTGGTCGCCCCGGCCGGGACCGGGGGCTCGATGGGGCTGGTGCCGGGCGCGGCCGACGCCCTGTCGGCGTCGCTGGCGGTGGGTCTGGACCCGGCCGAGCGTCCGGCCGAGGTGGACGACAGCGCGCTGCCGTACCGGTTCCAGCTCCAGCCGATGTGGCGGCGGCCGGTGCGCGGCCTCGGCCTGGTCGAGCCCTGGCTGCTGAGCCGCCGCAACGAGCCGGCCGAGGGCGGCAGGGGCTGATCCCGGCCCCGGCGGCGGTTGTCTTTCATCCCGTTTTGTTCGGAATATACCTACGCTGAAGACTCGCGCGCGTGTGCCGTCACCGGGCACGCGCAGGGTCGGTCTGCGGAGAGGCGGCATGGGCGTGCAGGTCAGTGGCGAGCCTACGGTCGACTCGGACGCCCGGCTGCGGGCCGTGGTCGGGTTGGCGCAGGCGATGTCGGCGGCGGAGTCCCGGGGCGACGCGGTCCGGGCGGCGGCGGTCCGGGCGCGCGAGTCGCTGGACGCCGACATGGCGGCGGTCTCGGTCTGGGAGCGCGAGACCGGGCGGCTGCGGGTCCTGGTCAACAACGGACTGCTGGCCCCGGGCGAGGTGGAGCTGCCCGAGGACGAGAGCTACAACCTGGCCGACTACCCCGAGATCGCCCGGTTCCTGCAACAGCGCGGCCTGGGCGAGCCCTGGTCCGAGGACGGCCTGCCGCGCGCCTGGCGGCAGACGGTGGACGAGGACGGCCCCGGCAACGGCCCCGCCTGCCGGGCCCGGGCGGCCTCGCTGCGGCGGCGCGGACGCGGCAGCTGCATGGTCGCGCCGGTCCTGCTGCGCGGCCGGGCCTGGGGCGAGCTCTACCTGGCCCGGACGCTGGGCCGGGCGGCGTTCAGCGACGCGGACGCCGCCTTCGCGACCGTGCTGGCCGCCCAGATCGCGGCCGGGCTGGCGCAGAGCGAGGAGTTGGAGGAGGTCCGCCGACTGGCCTTCACCGACCCGCTGACCGGGCTGGCCAACCGCCGGGCGGTGGACGCCAGGCTCGACGCCGCGCTGGAGGCGCACCGCCGCGACGGCGCGGTGGTCACCCTGCTCGTCTGCGACGTCAACGGCCTCAAACGGGTCAACGACGAGCACGGCCACGAGAAGGGCGACCAGCTGCTGGAACGTTTCTCCCAGCAGCTGTCGATGTGCGGCGCGAAGCTGCCGGAGAGCGTCGCCGGGCGGCTCGGCGGCGACGAGTTCTGCCTGGTCACCGTCGGCTCCTCGGCGGACGAGGTGGTCAGCGCGGCCGAGGAGCTGTGCGCCCAGGCGCTGACCCTGGACCTGGGCGAGGGGGTGGCCTGCGGCATCGCCTCCACCGGGGACCCGATCGGCCCGGTCACCACCGCCGACCGGCTGTTCCGGCTGGCCGACGCGGCCCAGTACCGGGCCAAGTCCGGGCAGGCCGCGCACCCGGTGGTGGCCGGGCGCGGCGGACTGCCGGATGCCACAGTCAGACTGGCCGAGAACGGTGCTCCGAAAGGAGGACGGCGCACCGAGCGCCGCCGCTTCCGGGGTGCCCGGCACAGCGCCGACCCGGGACAGCTGCTCGCGTCGGTGATCAGTGCTCTCGACGAGGAGCAGCCGATACGGCAGGTCCATCCGGCGGACACGGTCGGCCGCCTGGAGCTGGTGGCCGAGACCACCGCCCGGATGCTGGACGCGGTGGCCTGGTGGATCTCCTACGTGCCGCCGGGGTCGGAGCGGATGCGCACCGTCCGCTACGGCGTCCGCCGGATGACCAGGGGACCGGGCAGCGTCCGGGCGCAGGCGCAGCGGGCCATGAACGAGGCCCCGGACGCCGTCTTCGACCTGCGCTCGTACCCGCTGACCGGGCGGGCGGTGCGCGGCAACGCCTTCAGCATCCGGACCGGGGTGCCCGGCAACGACCCGGCCGAGGAGGCGGTGCTGCTGGTCGGCGGCTACCGGGCGGTGCTGGCGGCGGGCGGCAGCAACGCGGCCGGGGGCTGGCTGCTGGAGCTGTTCGCGGACGACGCCACGCTGACCGTGTCCGCGCTCGGCCCGACGCTGCGCGCCCTGGTCGCCATCGCCCTGTCCGGACCGGCCTCCCCGCCGTAGCCGACCGGCCGGTACGGGGCCGGGGCCGACGACCTCAGGCCGACGCGACCTCAGGCCGACGCGACCTCAGGCCGACGCGACCGGGGTGAGGATCCGCTCGGCGCCGGTGTAGACGTTGGCGCTGCGGTCCCGCAGGAAGCCGACCAGGGTCAGCCCCAGCTCCTCGGCCAGGTCCACCGCCAGCGAGGACGGCGCGGAGACCGCCGCCAGCAGCGGCAGCCCGGCCATCGCCGCCTTCTGGGTCAGCTCGAACGACGCCCGGCCGCTGACCATCAGCAGGTGGCCGCGCAGCGGTAGCAGGTCCTCGCGCAGCGCCCAGCCGATGACCTTGTCCACGGCGTTGTGGCGGCCGACGTCCTCGCGCAGGCAGAGCAGCCGTCCGTCGGCGGTGAACAGTCCGGCCGCGTGCAGGCCGCCGGTGGCCTCGAACAGCGCCTGCGCGGCGCGCAGCTTGTCCGGCAGCCCGTACAGGGTCTCCGGCGCGACCCGGAGCCCGTCCGTGGTCAGGTCGTGCGGTACCCGGGTGCGGATCGCCTCCACCGTCTCCCGCCCGCAGATGCCGCAGGCGCTGGAGGTCAGCAGGTTGCGGTGGAGCGTGGCGGGGGCGGCGGCGCGGTTCGGCAGGGTGGCGTCGATCACGTTGTAGCTGTTGCCGCCCTCGCTGTCGGTGCCCGCGCAGTAGCGCAGCGCGGTCAGCCCGTCCAGCCCGGCGACCAGGCCCTCGGCCACCAGGAACCCGGCGACCAGGTCGAAGTCGTGGCCGGGGGTGCGCATGCTGACGGTCAGCGCGGTCCCGTTGATCCGGATCTCCAGCGGTTCCTCGGCGGCCAGACTGTCCGGGCGGACGCTGCGCCGCGGGCCCTGGAGGCGGACGGTGCGGCGGCGTTCGGTGGCCCGGGCCATGGTCGTGCTCCCTGGTGCGAGGCGGGGGAGTGGGTCTGTGTCGAAACCCTACGCGCACGCCGACGGCGCGGGCTGGTTGTCATAGAGCCATTCATTTGATCTGATTCGGCATATGGATATGCACAACGTGGTGGACGACACTGTGGACACCGTCGTCGTCGGCAAGGCCAACGTCTCCCCGGCCGATGTGATCGCGGTCGCCCGGGGCAATGCCCGGATCACCCTCTCCGAGGACGCCCTCGCCGAGATGGCCGGCGCGCGTGCCCGGATCGACGCCCTCGCGGCCGAGCCCCGCCCGGTCTACGGCGTCTCGACCGGCTTCGGCGCGCTCGCCGTGCGCCATATCGAACGTCCGCTGCGGGCCCAGCTCCAGCGCTCGCTGGTGCGCTCGCACGCCGCGGGCATGGGACCGCAGGTCGAGCGGGAGGTCACCCGGGCGCTGATGTTCCTGCGGCTGAAGACCCTCGCCTCCGGCCGCACCGGCGTCCGGCCGCTGATCGCCGAGACCATGGCCGCGATCCTGAACGCCGGGATCACCCCGGTCGTCCGCGAGTTCGGCTCGCTCGGCTGCTCCGGCGACCTGGCCCCGCTCTCGCACTGCGCGCTCACCCTGATGGGCGAGGGCGAGGCCCACGGCCCGGACGGCGAGATCCGCCCGGCCGGGGAGCTGCTGGCCGAGGCCGGGATCACCCCGGTCGAGCTGGCCGAGAAGGAGGGCCTGGCGCTGATCAACGGCACCGACGGGATGCTCGGCATGCTGGTGATGGCCCTGGCCGACCTCGCCCGGCTGTTCACCACCGCCGACATCACCGCCGCGATGTCGCTGGAGGCGCTGCTCGGCACCGACAAGGTGCTCCAGCCGGAGCTGCACGCCATCCGCCCGCACCCGGGCCAGGCCGCCAGTGCCGCCAACATGCTGCGGGTGCTCCAGGGCTCCGGCCTGACCGGCCACCACCAGGACGACGCGCCGCGGGTCCAGGACGCCTACTCGATCCGCTGCGCCCCGCAGGTCGCGGGCGCGGGCCGGGACACCCTCACGCACGCCCAGCTGGTCGCCGAGCGCGAGCTGGCGTCCGCCGTGGACAACCCGGTGGTGCTGCCCGACGGCCGGGTCGAGTCCAACGGCAACTTCCACGGCGCCCCGGTCGCCTACGTGCTGGACTTCCTCGCCATCGCCGCCGCCGACCTCGGTTCCATCGCCGAGCGCCGCACCGACCGGCTGCTCGACAAGAACCGCTCGCACGGCCTGCCGCCGTTCCTCGCGGACGACCCGGGCCTGGACTCCGGTCTGATGATCGCCCAGTACACCCAGGCCGCGCTGGTCAGCGAGAACAAGCGGCTCGCGGTCCCGGCCTCGGTGGACTCCATCCCCTCCTCGGCGATGCAGGAGGACCACGTCTCCATGGGCTGGTCCGCCGCGCGCAAGCTGCGGACGGCGGTCGACAACCTGGCCCGGATCCTGGCCGTGGAGCTCACCGCCTCGGCCCGGGCGCTGGACATCCGGACGGCTGGCGGCAGCGGTCCGCTGGCCCCGGCCACCGCGGCGGCCGTCGCCGCCGCGCGCGCGGCCGGGGTGGCCGGGCCCGGCACCGACCGCTTCCTGGCCCCCGACCTGGACGCGGCGGCCGGACTGGTCGCCGGTGGCGGCCTGGTCGCGGCGGTCGAGGCGGTCACCGGCCGACTGGCCTGAGCCCGCGGCGGTCGCGGGCGGTGGTCAGTCCCACCCGTCCCGGCCGCTACCGGCGGCCAGGCGCTCCTCCCGGCGCCTGGCCGCGGCCTCCGACCAGCTGTGCGCGAGGTTGACGCCGACGATCCCGAGCCAGGCCGTGATCAGTCCGGGCAGGCCGTTGGTGCCCCCGCCGATCGCGCTCAGCGGGATCGCCAGCACCAGCGAGAAGTACTGGAAGCGGGAGCCGAAGCCGCCCCGCCGACCCGGACCGGCCTCGGCGTCCTCGCCCTGGCGGCGGCCCAGCTCGCGCTGGACCCGGACGGCGATGTTGGCGTCCAGCCGGGAGTCGAGGCGGCTGAGGAAGCTGTCCAGTACTTCTGACTCATAGTCAGGGCCGAGTTCCTGGGCGGTCCTGACTGCCGCGTGCAGGTCCTTCTTCAGTTCGCTGTCCCCGTACGGCTGCATGTTCGGAAGCCTAGGGGCTGGTGGTCGCCCGTCCAGTGGCCCCCGGGAGGTATCAGGGACGACTCAGGGATAGATCAGGGTATGGACCCGACTTGCCGACTCTGCATGGACTCATGCAGAGTCGGCAGCCACCAGGCGCTTCACCAGCGGCGCCGCCCCCGCTCCGGCCCGCACCCCCGGCCGTGCCCCCAGCCCCGCGCGCGCCGACGCGCCACCCCCGGGCCATGCTTGTCAGTCCACGCGCTCCGGAGTCCACGTGCTCCAGCCCAGTGCTCCAGCCCAGTGCTCCAGCCCAGTGCTCCAGCCCAATGAAAGGCAGGGTGTCCGAAGATGAGTGAGACACCGCCCGCCGTGGCCGAGGGCGTCACCCCGGGGCCCTCCGGCAGGCTGCTCAGCCTGTTCGACGGGCACCGGCTGACCCCCACGCAGCGGCGCATCGCACACTGCCTGGTCCGCCATGCCTCCGACGCGCCCTTCCTGTCCAGCGTGGAGGTCGCCGAGCTGGCCGGGGTCAGCCAGCCCTCGGTCACCCGCTTCGCCGTCGCCCTGGGGTTCGACGGCTACCCGGCGCTGCGCCGCCGCCTGCGCGAGCTCGGCCCGGCCGACCCCGGCGAGCCCGGCGGCGGGCAGGAGAGCGCCCGCGACGCCGTCCGCAACGAGCAGCAGCAGGCGGTGCTCGCCGAGATCGCCAACCTGCAGCACCTGGCGGCGGTGCTGGCCGATCCGGAGCCGGTGCTCCAGGCGGCCAGGCTGCTGGCGGCCTCGCGCCCGCTGCTGGTGCTCGGCCTGCGCGCGGCCTCGGCCCAGGCCCACGGCTTCGCGTACTTCGCGGCCAAGGTCCACCCCGACGTCCGGCTGTTGGCCGAGGGCGGGACGATGGCGCTGGACCGCATCGAGCAGGCGGTCCAGGCCGGTGCGACCACACTGATCTGCTTCGCGCTGCCGCGCCACCCGCGCGAGCTGGTGGATCTGCTGAGCGCGGCCAGGCGGGCCGGGCTGACCGTGATCACCGTCGCCGACAGCGCGTTCGCGCCGGTCGCCGAGCTGACCGATCTGATGCTGCCCGCCGCCGTGGGCTCCAGCCTGGTCTTCGACACGGCCTGCGCCCCGATGATGCTGGGACGGGTGCTGCTCCA includes these proteins:
- a CDS encoding MurR/RpiR family transcriptional regulator; this translates as MSETPPAVAEGVTPGPSGRLLSLFDGHRLTPTQRRIAHCLVRHASDAPFLSSVEVAELAGVSQPSVTRFAVALGFDGYPALRRRLRELGPADPGEPGGGQESARDAVRNEQQQAVLAEIANLQHLAAVLADPEPVLQAARLLAASRPLLVLGLRAASAQAHGFAYFAAKVHPDVRLLAEGGTMALDRIEQAVQAGATTLICFALPRHPRELVDLLSAARRAGLTVITVADSAFAPVAELTDLMLPAAVGSSLVFDTACAPMMLGRVLLQAMCDELPDSVARLEAFELAAAARGLFVG